One Mycobacterium paraseoulense genomic window, CCCCAGCGGTATCGATACTCACTTCACGCCTCCAGTCGCTCCGTAGGCAGAACTAGAACACGTTATAGTTTCCACTCGTCGCCCCGAGAAGAATGCAGGCAAAAGCCACTACATATGTGACTTATTGCCCTAGTGGGATGGGGCGTGCTGCGCCATCGCTGACGTCAATCGGGTTCGTCGTCACCGTCGCGGTCTTCGTCGCGGAGGAATCGTTCGGGGTGGTGGTAGGTGTTGGTTCGGGGTTGGCCGCGGTCGAGGTGGGGTGGCGGGAGCCATTCGGTTTCGCCGCGGGCGTTGGTGCGGGTGGTCCAGCCTTTTTCGGCGAGCCGGTTGTCGGGCCCGCAGGCCAGGGTGAGGTCGTCGATGTCGGTGCGCCGGGTGGTTGTCCAACCTTTCACGTGGTGGACCTGGCTGTGATAGGCCGGCGCATCACAGCCGGGCTTGGTGCACCCACGATCCTTGGCGTAGAGCATGATCCGCTGCGCCGGGGAGGCCAACCGTTTGGTGTGATGCAGCGCCAGTGATCGGCCGTTGTCGAAAATCGCCAAGTAATGGTGAGCGTGGCCGGCCCAGCGGATCACATCCGACATCGGCACCAGCGTGCCGCCGGCCGTCAGGGCCTTGCCGGCGGCGGCCTCCAAGTCTTGCAGCGTGGTGGTCACCACGATCGACACCGGCAGCCCGTTGTGCGAGCCCAGTTCCCCGGAGGCGAGCAAACCGCGCAGCCCGGCCAGGAAGGCGTCATGGTTGCGCTGAGCCTGAGATCGGGTGTCGCGGCGCACCGCGTCGTCATCCGGTGTCGCATCCACCACAGGGATTTCATCGTCGGGGTTGCACGCCCCGGGCGCGGCGAGCTTGGCCAGCATGGCCTCGATCGCGGCCCGCAACTCCGGGGTCACCAGCCCGCTGAGGCGGGACATGCCGTCGAAGTCCTGCGTCCCCAGTGTGATCCCGCGCTTGCGGGCGCGCTCGGCGTCGCTGAAGTCCCCGTCGGGGTGCAGCCAATCCATGACCCGCTGGGCGTATTTGGCCAACTCGTCGGGGCGGTATCCGGCGGCCTTGCCGGCCAGGTCGGCCTCGGCGGCCTGCCGGGTCAATATGTCCACCTCGGCGGGCAGGTGGGCCAGGAAGCTACGGATCACTTTGATGTGCCCGTCGCCGATGAGCCCGCCGCGTTGCCCGGCCGCCGTCGCGCTCAGCTGGGGGGCCAACGGCTCACCGGTCAACGCCCGGCGCTCCCCGAGATCCTGGGCTTCGCCGATGCGCCGGGCGGCCTCGCCGGTGGTGATGCGCAACCGGTCGGCCAGCCCCACCCGCAGCGAGCCGCCCAGCTCTTCGGGGCTGGCCTGCGCGTCGAGCTGGTTGATCAACGCGTGCTGCGGGGTGCGTAGCTTGCGGGCCACGCGTTCCACCCGCTCCAGGGCGCGTAACCGCTCCGGGGTGGTGAGCACCTCAAAGGACAACGCGCACAGCCGGTCCGCGTCGTTATCGAGCGCGTCGAAGACCTCGACGATCTCCTCACGACTACTCGCACCCATAACCAAACTCTAGGAACACCCACCGACAAAAAAGACCGCGCTGTGACCACTGAAACCCAAGTGACACACGGGATTGCAGAGCATCGGGATACCGCCACCGCAGTGGTGAAAGCCGTGAACGCTGCCCAATCCGAGACTCCCAGTCAGCTAACGCGCATCGGCAACGATTCCAGACCCCGTAAGGAAGGAATGGGCTTGAGTCGCAAACCTTCCCGGGGCACGGTGATCTCCAGATTGTCAAACCGTTGCAGCAACTGGGTGAGCGCGATGCGGCCCTCCAATCTCGCGAGATGATGCCCAAGGCAGTAGTGTGCGCCAGACGCGAAGGCTAAGTGCTTATTCGGTGTGCGCGAAAGATCGAGTTCGTCGGCATCAGTGAAGATGCTCTCGTCGCGGTTAGCGGAAATGATCATCCCAAAAACCCTGCTGCGCTTCGGGATTCGGGTTCCCCCGATCTCCACGTCTTCTAACGCCACGCGCACCGTCCCCACTGGCACCGGAGCGGTGAACCGCAACAATTCCTCAATGCCGGCGTCGATCAATTCCGGCTCCGTGCGCAGCCTCGCGAGCTGATCGGGGTGGTCGAGCAGCGCCACCACGCTGTTGCCAATCAGGTTGGACGTGGTGTCGTGCCCGGCCAGCAGGAGCAGAAATATCATCGCAATCGCTTCACGGTCGCTGAGCTTGTCACCGTCGTGGGTGGCGCGCACCAGCTGCGAAATGAGCGCGTCGTCAGGATCGAGACGTCGCTCATCGGCGAGGCGTTCGAACAACTCCGTCAGCTTCGCCGCGCTAGTCATGAACCCGAAGAGGCCCCGTGGCCCCGCGGCCGAGCTCTGGGTCAACCGCAGGCACAGGGCATGGAACTCCTTGCGGTCGTCATCTTTAACGCCGAGCAATCGAGCGATCACCGTCAGGGGTAACGGCACAGCGAAATCACTGACTAGATCGACCTCGCCGGCCTGCGCCAGCTGCTCGGTAAGCTCTCGCGCGATAAGCGTGATGTCATCGGCCAAACCGGCGACCAATTTCGGCGTGAACGCTTTGTGCACAAGTCTGCGCAATCGCTGATGTTCGGGATCATCTTTCGTCACCATCGTCTCGGTAAACAGCCGGATCGGCTTCGGTATCAGCCAGCGCACGCGGCGCACTGAATCGTGGCGCATCACGTCGCTGGAAAACCGCGGGTCGGAGTGCATGGCGAGAACATCTTCGTATCGGGTCAGCATGTACCCCTTCCCCTTTCCCCCGATTATCAAGGGGGCTCGCACCCGCGACACCGGGGCTGATCTGCGCAGCTCGGCATATCTCGGATAGGGGTTGCTGAACATGATGGGATCGGTGAGATCGGTGAACGCAAGGCATCCGCGCTCTGCTGTCATCCGCTAACTATCGGACATATCTACTCGGGGCGCCAGTGCCTTTGTCTTGGGCGGGCCACCGGCTGCTGTCGGGAAAACCCGGCGGATGCGCTGCTTAATGAAAGCGCTCGGCGCTCGGCGCAAACTAGTCGTCGTCGTGCGAATACGTCGCGTACACCCAGGTCAGGAAGCGCGCAACGGCCTCCGCCGATCGATGCGCCCGCGGGGAGCTGAAGATGTCGAAAGCATGTTGCGCGCTGGGCAATTCGGCGTAGGCGACCGGGGACTTGGACACCGCCCGCAGTTCTTCGATGAACTCCTGGGCTTCCCCGACCGGGATGAGGGAATCGTCGCGGCCGTGCAGGACGAAGAACGGCGGCGCGTCGGCGTGCAACCGGCGGATCGGCGAGGCGTCGAGGTAGAGGTGGCGGTGGGTGTCGAATCCCCGCTTCACCACGAACTTTTCGAGTAGTGAGATGAATTCGGGCCGGCCCTCGCCCTCGGTGGAGAACCAGTCGTAGCGGCCGTAGATCGGGACGGCGGCCGCCACCGACGTGTCGGCGTCTTCGAACCCGGGCTGGAATTGCGGGTCGTTGGGCGTCAGCGCCGCCAGCGCGCACAGGTGCCCGCCCGCGGAACCGCCGGTGACGGCGACGAAGTCGGGATCACCGCCGTAGTCGGCGATGTTCTCCTTGACCCACGCCAGCGCCCTCTTGACGTCGACGATGTGGTCGGGCCAGGTGTGGCGCGGCGACACGCGATAGCCGATCGACACGCACACCCAGCCGCGGGCGGCCAGGTGGCTCATCAGCGGGTAGGCCTGCGGCCGGCGCATCCCGATCATCCAGGCGCCGCCAGGCACCTGCAGCAGTACCGGCGCCTTGGCGTCCCGCGGCAGGTCGCGGCGGCGCCAGATGTCGGCGAGGTTGGCGCGGCCGTTCGGGCCGTAGGCCACCACGTTCGTCTTCTCGACGTAGCGCCGGCGCGCCACGGTGTTGCCCAGCGGGAGGCTGCGACGGCCGCTGCGCGTGGGCTTGGCGTGGGCAAGGTGGCTCAGCGCTTCGGCGTAGTCGTCGCCGAGTTGCTCGCGCAGGCCGGCCTCCAGCACCGGGCCCGGGGTGGTGACGCCGCGGTAGCGGATCACTCCCAGGATCGCCCACGACGCGGCCGTCATCGCCAGCGCCGCCTTGCCGCGCCGCCCCGCGAAGTGGCCGCGCCGCGCACGGCGCACCGCGTCCAGCAGCGAGACGGAGAAATAGATGCCGGGCACCTCCGACGTCGGCCAACCGAACCAGAAGACCAACACGGTGCTGTAACCCTTGCGGGCCAGCGGCCGTAACCCGTTGGCGGCGTTGGCCAATTCCAGCGCGGCGCGCGCCAGCGGGCGGGGGCGTACCAGGCGGCGGGGTAACCGGCGCATCAGCCGGTGACCCGGGATTGCAGTTCGTTGCGCTGGATCTTGCCGGTGCTACCGCGGGGGAGTTCGTCCAGCACGGTGATTTCGCGGGGCACCTTGTAGTTGGCCAGGTTGTCCCGGACGTGTTGTTTGAGGACCTCGGGCGTGGCCTCCTTGTCGAGGGGAGCGTCCGGGCTCAACACCACGAATGCCGCCAGGCGCTGGCCGTACTGCTCATCGTCGACGCCGATCACCGCGGCCTCGGCCACGTCGGGGTGTGCCGCCAGCGTCTTCTCCACCTCGATCGGGTAGACGTTCTCGCCGCCGGAGACGATCATCTCGTCGTCGCGGCCCACCACGAACAACCGGCCCGCGTCGTCCAGGTAGCCGACGTCGCCCGACGACATGAATCCGGCGTGGAAATCCTTCGTGGTGCCGGACGTGTAGCCCTCGAACTGGGTGTCGTTGCGGACGTAGATGGTGCCGACCTCGCCGGTGGGCAGCTCGTTGAATTCCGAGTCCAGGATGCGGATTTCGGTCCCGCCCGCCGGCCGGCCGGCGGTGTCGGGCGCGGCGCGCAGGTCGGCCGGGGTGGCGGTGGCGATCATGCCGGCTTCGGTGGCGTTGTAGTTGTTGTAGATCACGTCGCCGAACTCGTCCATGAATGCGATGACGACATCGGGCCGCATGCGGGACCCGGATGCCGCCGCAAAGCGCAATGACTTGCAGCTGTATCGCTTTCGCACCTCGGGCGGCAGTTCCATGATGCGGTCGAACATCACCGGCACCACCGCCAGGCCCGTCGCCTGGTTCCGGTCGATGAGGTCGAGCGTGGCCTCGGGATCGAACTTGCGCCGGGTGACCACCGTGCAGGCCATCGACGCCGCGAAGATCAACTGCGAGAAGCCCCAGGCGTGGAACATCGGGGCCACGATCACGACCGTCTCCTCGGCCCGCCACGGCGTGCGGTCCAGGATGGCCTTGAGTGTGCCGATGCCCGCGTTGCCGCCGGTTTGGTTGGCCCCCTTGGGGGTTCCGGTCGTGCCGGAGGTCAGCAGGATCATCCGGCCCTTACGGCCGGAGCGCTCGGGCCGTTGGCCGGTGTGCTCGCCGATGAGCCCCTCGACGGTCAGCTCGTGCCGCCCGTCGGTCCAGGCCACGATGCGGGTGGCGTCCGGCTTGTCGGCCAGCGCGCGGTCCACCGTCTCGGTGAACTCCTCGTCGTAGATGACGGCGTCGACGCCTTCGCGGTTGACCACCTCGGCGAGAGCCGGTCCGGCGAACGACGTGTTGAGCAGCACGACGTCCGAGCCGATCCGGTTGGTGGCCACCACCGCCTCGACGAAGCCGCGATGGTTGCGGCACATGATCCCGACGACGCCCGGTGCCCCCGTTCGGCCCGGTAGGTCCTGCAACGCCGCGGCGAGCGCGTTGATCCGCTCGTCGAGCTGGCGCCAGGTCAGCGTGCCGAGTTCGTCGACGAGGCCTGGCCGGTCCGGGCAGCGTTGCGCCGCGCTGGCGAAGCCGACGGTCATTCCCATGCCCTCGCGGCGCATGGCCGCGGCGATCTTGAGGTAGCGGTCGGGCCGCATCGGCGCGATCATGCCGGCGCGCCTCAGGGTGGAGATGACGCCGAGGGCTTCGGTGAAAGGTGAGGCCACGGCTCAGCCCAGGATCGGGAAACGTCGCTTGGCGGCCAGGTCCTTGAGCGCCTGCTGCATCACCGACCGCACGTGCTCGTCGACCTCGTCGACGTCCGGGTCGTCGCCGAATCGGGCGGCGATGTCGATCGGTTCGAGCACCTGCGTGACGATCTTGGTGGGTAGCGGCAGATTGGGCGGGATCACCGCACTGAAGCCGAAGGGAAAGCCGAACGACAGCGGCAGGATGGCGCTGCGCAGCAAGCGCTTCACCCCGAGCCGTTCGGCCAGCCAGGTCCCGCGCGACAGGTAGAGCTGCGTCTCCTGCCCGCCGATGGACACCGCGGGCACGATCGGGACCCCGGCCTCGATCGCGGTCCTGACGTATCCCTTGCGGCCGTTGAAGTCGATGACGTTCTCCGCGAGCGTGGGCCGGTAGGCGTCGTAGTCACCGCCGGGGAAGACGATCACGACCCCGCCCGACCGCAGGGCTTGCGCCGCGTTCTCCCGGTTGGCCCGGATATACCCGGTCCGCCGGAAGAACTCCCCGGTGGGGCCGGTCATGAGGATGTCGTGGCTCAGCGTGTAGACCGGCCGGTCGTAGCCGAACTTCTCGTAGAAGTGGACGCTGAAGATGGGCACGTCCATCGGGAACATGCCGCCGGAGTGGTTGCCGACGACCAGCGCCCCACCGGGTGGAAACGAACTCAGGCCGTGCACCTCCGACCGGAAGTAGGCCTTCAGCGCCGGACGCATCACGCCCATCAGGCGCTGCGTCAAGACGGGGTCGAACTTGCCGATGTCGCCGGCATCGGGGTGCTCGTTGTCGGTCACGTTCCTCCCTTGACGCTCCCGCGAGGCCGCTTGAGATATGAGGGGCCGCGTCGAATTCCTCGATGGTAGCGACCGGGCCGCGACCGCCGTCATGGTGTTTATCTCTTTCCCGTCTGCGGATATGGTGCCCGCCGGGTGCGGGCGCTATTGTTACGACGCCCTAAGTGAAATCTCGAGAAGCGGGGAGACCGATGGACGTTGCCGGTTTGTCCCACGAGCGCAGCGCCCGCTCGGGCGTCGCGCGCGCGACGAGCTCTCGTGACCGCCGCGCCCGCCGGCCGCACGCCGGCGTGGTCCGCCCCGAACCTCCCCGCCCCATTCAGGCTCCCGCGCCGTCCGCCGACCGGCTCGCAACTGACGTCGATCCGGCCGCCCCGGATGCGGCCGACCATCGCCAGGCCGACTACTTCCTCCGGGTGCTCTCGCAGAACCGCAGGCTCGTCGCACAGCGGATCGACGATTACCAGAGGGCGATCGTCGCCGCGCACGCCAGCGGCGACGTCGATACCGCCTGCAGCCTTCGGCGCTTGGCCCGGATCGAGGAACAGGACCGGGACAACCTGGACCGCATGCTCGAGAAGCTGCGCAGCCGGTTCGGCCGCCGCACCCCCGGCCCGTCGCCCGCCCACACCCCGCGGCCGCGTTCCGCGGTCCGCTAGCCGCGACCGGCGGCAATTCGCCTGCCGCGCAGCGATTTTCGTCGCTCGAGTGACCCCCGACGGGTGACGTGCCCCGGAATCGGCCACGCCCGCATCGCGGTGCCGATACATTTGACGGGCCAACTGGTTTCTTCCGACATCGAATGAGGCCGCCCATGGGATTCATGGCACCGGAACTTCCGGACGTCGATCGCAAGACCTGGCCGACACTGCCCCGGGCAACTCGCCTGCAAGTCGTGACCCGGCATTGGGCCGAACACGGCTTCGGAACCCCGTATGCGGTGTATCTGCTGTATCTGATCAAGATCGCCCTGTACGTGGCCGTGCCCGCGGCGATCATCTCGCTGACCCCCGGCCTCGGTGGGCTGGGCCGCATCGCCGACTGGTGGACCCAACCGATCGTGTACCAGAAGGTCATCGTCTTCACCCTGCTGTTCGAGGTCACCGGCCTGGGCTGCGGCTCGGGACCGTTGACCGGGCGGTTCATGCCGCCGATCGGAGGCATCCTCTACTGGTTGCGGCCCAACACTATTCGCTTGCCCGCCTGGCCCGGGAAGGTTCCGTTCACCAGCGGTGACACCCGCACCGTCTTCGACGTCGCCCTGTACGCGATCGTGTTGGCCGGCGGGGTGTGGGCGCTGTTGTCGCCCGGCCACGGCGGGCCGGTCACCGCCGCCGGCGACGTCGGCCTGATCGACCCCGTTCGGGTCATCCCGACGATCGTCGCGCTGGCGTTGTTGGGCCTGCGTGACAAGACCATCTTCCTGGCCGCCCGCGGCGAACACTATTGGCTGAAGCTGATCGTGTTCTTCTTCCCGTTCACCGATCAGCTGGCGGCGTTCAAGATCATCATGCTGTTGCTGTGGTGGGGGGCGGCGACGTCCAAGCTCAATCATCACTTCCCGTACGTGGTGTCGGTGATGACGAGCAACAATGCGCTGCTGCGACCCAAGCTGTTCAACCCGATCAAGCACATGCTCTACCTGGACCACGTCAACGACCTTCGTCCGTCCTGGTTGCCAAAGGTGATGGCCCACGTCGGCGGCACCACGGCGGAATTCGTGATTCCGACGGTTCTGGTCTTCTTCGCCGGCGATCACCCGTGGCGGTGGTTCCTCATCGCGTTCATGGTGATCTTCCACCTCAACATCATTTCCAACCTCCCGATGGGAGTTCCGTTGGAATGGAACGTCTTCTTCATCTTCTCGCTGTTCTATCTGTTCGGGCACTACGCCTCGATCCGGGCCACCGATCTTCGCTCCCCGCTGCTGCTGGCCCTCCTGATCCTCGCGGTGGTGGTCGTGATCGCGGGAAACATGTTCCCCGAGAAGATTTCGTTCCTTCCCGCGATGCGGTACTACGCCGGCAACTGGGCGTCGAGCGTCTGGTGTTTCCGTGCGGGCGCCGAGGAAAAGGTCGATGCCGACATCGTCAAAAGCTCTGCGCTCGTGGTCAATCAGCTGGCCAGGCTCTATGATCCGGAAACCGCCGAGATCATGGCGGACAAGACGGCGGCATTCCGCGCCATGCACGCGCACGGGCGCGCCCTCAACGCCCTGTTGCCCCGCGCGATCGACGACGAAGCCAACTACAAGATCCGTGAGGGCGAAATCGTCGCCGGGCCCCTGGTCGGGTGGAACTTCGGCGAAGGCCACCTGCACAACGAGCAGCTACTCGAAGCGGTGCAGCGGCGTTGCCACTTCGAGGACGGCGATGTTCGCGTCATCGTTCTCGAAGGGCAACCGATCCACATTCAACAGCAGCGGTACCGCATCCTCGACGCCAGGACCGGCCTGATCGAACAAGGCTATGTCGACGTCAAGGACATGCTGACCCGTCAGCCGTGGCCGGAGCCCGGCGACGAGTTCCCGGTCCACGTGACGACGCAACGCAGTGCGCGATGACCAGCGCGGTGGTGGTCGGCGCCGGGCCCAATGGGCTGGCCGCGGCGATCCACCTGGCGCGCAACGGCGTCGACGTCGAGGTGCTCGAGGCGAGCGACACCGTCGGCGGGGGAGCCCGCTCGGGCGAACTGACGATGCCCGGGGTCATCCACGACCACTGCTCGGCGTTTCACCCGCTGGGTGTCGGTTCGCCGTTGTGGAAGCAGATCGACCTGCAGCGCTATGGGCTGCAGTGGAAGTGGCCGGAGGTCGACTGCGCACACCCGCTCGACGACGGCACCGCCGGCGTGCTCTACCAGTCGATCGATGAGACGGTGGCCGGCATGGGGCCCGACGGCGGCCGGTGGCGGCGGGCGATAGGGGACCTGGCGGCGGGATTCGATGAGCTGGCCGAGGATCTGCTCGGCCCGGTGCTGGGCGTCCCGCGTCACCCGATCCGCCTGGCCGGCTTCGGGCCGCGCGCGCTGCTGCCGGCCACCACCATGGCCCGCTGGTTTCGCACCGAGCAGGTCCGCGCATTGTTCGGCGGCTCCGCCGCGCATATCTACACCCGGCTGGACCGGCCGCTCACCGCGTCGCTGGGGCTGATGATCCTGGCCAGCGGTCACCGCTACGGCTGGCCCGTCGCACAAGGGGGCTCCGGGGCGATCACCCGGGCGCTGGCCGCCGCCCTCGCCGAACACGGCGGCGCCGTGACCACCGGCGTGCGGGTCGCCAGCCGCAAAGACATCCCGGACGCCGACATCGTCATGCTCGACCTCACCCCGGCCGCGGCGCTCGCCCTCTACGGCGACGCCATGCCGGGCCGGATCAGGCGGTCGTATCGGCGCTATCGGGAGGGGTCGTCGGCGTTCAAGGTCGACTTCGCCATCGAGGGCGACATCCCCTGGACCAACCCCGCTTGCGCCCGGGCCGGCACCGTGCACCTCGGCGGCACGTTCGCCGAGGTGGCGGACACCGAACGCCAACGCGCACAGGGGAAGATGGCCGAGCGGCCCTTCGTGCTGCTCGGGCAGCAGTACCTGGCCGATCCGTCCCGCTCGGCCGGCGGCGTCAACCCGATCTGGGCGTACGCGCACGTGCCGTTCGGCTACGACGGCGACGCCACCCCCGCCGTCGTCGCCCAGATCGAGCGGTTCGCGCCGGGCTTCTCCGAGCGTGTCCTCGCGACGGTCAGCAAGGGGCCCGCCGAACTGCAGGCCTACAACGCCAACTTCATCGGCGGGGACATCATCGGCGGCGCCAACGACGGGCTGCAGGTGATCTTCCGTCCCCGCATCGCCGTCGATCCCTACGCCGTCGGCGTGCCGGGCGTCTACCTGTGCTCGCAGTCCACCCCGCCGGGGGCCGGCATCCACGGGCTGTGCGGCCACCACGCCGCCGAGTCGGCGCTGAAGTGGCTGAAGACGACGCGCCGCGACTGACGTCACACCGGCGCGGGAACCGGGGCGGCAACCGCGCACGCTGCTCATCTAGGCTGACCACGAGCGCGTATTCAGCGGACTCAGTAAAGACATCGCCAAGACAGGGAGAGATCAAGTGACGGTCCGAGTAGGCATCAACGGCTTCGGTCGAATCGGACGCAACTTCTACCGGGCCCTGTTGGCCCAGCAGGAGCAGGGCCCTGGCAGTTCCGGGGCCGACATCGAGGTGGTGGCGGTCAACGACATCACCGACAACCACACACTTGCGCATCTGCTCAAATTCGACTCGATCCTGGGCCGGCTGCCCTTCGACGTCAGCCTGGAGGGCCAGGACACCATCGTGGTGGGCCCGCACAAGATCAAGGCGCTGGAGGTCAGGGAGGGCCCGGCAGCGTTGCCGTGGGGCGACCTGGGCGTCGACGTGGTCGTGGAGTCCACCGGGCTGTTCACCAACGCGGCCAAGGCCAAGGGCCACCTGGACGCCGGGGCCAAGAAGGTGATCATCTCGGCGCCCGCCACCGACGAGGACATCACCATCGTCCTGGGCGTCAACGACGACAAGTACGACGGCAGCCAGAACATCATCTCCAACGCGTCGTGCACCACGAACTGCCTGGCGCCGGTGACCAAGGTGCTGCAGGACGAGTTCGGCATCGTCAAGGGCCTGATGACCACCATCCACGCCTACACCCAGGACCAGAACCTGCAGGACGGGCCGCACAAGGACCTGCGCCGCGCCCGGGCGGCGGCGCTGAACATCGTGCCCACCTCGACCGGCGCGGCCAAGGCCATCGGCCTGGTGATGCCCGAGCTGAAGGGCAAGCTGGACGGGTACGCGCTGCGGGTGCCGATCCCCACCGGCTCGGTGACCGACCTGACCGTCGAGCTGGCCAAGTCCGCCGGAGCCGACGAGATCAACGCGGTGTTCAAGGCCGCCGCCGAGGGCCGGCTGAAGGGCATCCTGAAGTACTACGACGCCCCGATCGTGTCCAGCGACATCGTCACCGATCCGCACAGCTCGATCTTCGACTCCGGCCTGACCAAGGTGATCGACAACCAGGCCAAGGTCGTGTCGTGGTACGACAACGAGTGGGGCTACTCCAACCGCCTCATCGACCTCGTCGCGCTGGTCGGCAAGTCGCTGTAAGTTCAGGCAGTCGTGACGATTCCCACTCTAAAAGACCTGCTGGCCCAGGGGGTTTCGGGTCGCGGCGTGCTGGTGCGCTCCGACCTGAACGTCCCGCTCGACGACGAAGGCGCGATCACCGACCCGGGCCGGATCACCGCGTCGGTGCCGACGCTGCGGGCACTGGTGGACGCCGGCGCCAAGGTGGTGGTCACCGCGCACCTCGGCCGGCCGAAGAACGGACCCGACCCGAAGTTGTCGCTGGCGCCGGTCGCCGCGGCGCTCGGTGAGCACCTCGGCCGGCACGTGCAGCTGGCCGGCTTCGATCGTTCCCGAGTCGTGGGCGGCGACGCCCTGGCCCGGGCCGAGGGGCTCACGGACGGCGACGTCCTGCTGCTGGAAAACATCCGCTTCGATCCGCGGGAAACCAGCAAGGACGACGGCGAGCGGCTCGCCCTCGCCCGCGAACTCGCCGAATTGGTCTCGCCCGGAGGGGCTTTCGTCTCCGATGGGTTCGGGGTGGTGCACCGCAAGCAGGCCTCGGTGTACGACGTGGCCACGCTGCTGCCGCACTACGCCGGCACGCTGGTGGCCGACGAGATCCGCGTGCTGGAGCAGCTGACCAGCTCGACCGCCCGTCCCTACGCGGTGGTGCTCGGCGGGTCGAAAGTCTCCGACAAGCTCGGCGTCATCGAATCGCTGGCGACCAAGGCCGACAGCATCGTGATCGGTGGCGGGATGTGCTTCACCTTCCTTGCGGCGCAAGGCTTTCCGGTGGGCAAGTCGCTGCTGGAGGAAGAGATGGTCGACACCTGTCGCCGACTTCTGGAGACCTATGTCGACGTGCTGCGGCTTCCGGCGGACATCGTGGTGGCCGAGAAGTTCGCCGCCGACTCGCCGCCGCAGACGGTGGCGGCAGACGCCATCCCGGACGACTTGATCGGGCTGGACATCGGCCCGGGATCGGTCAAACGCTTCGCGGCCCTGCTGTCCAACGCCGAGACCATC contains:
- a CDS encoding phytoene desaturase family protein; the protein is MTSAVVVGAGPNGLAAAIHLARNGVDVEVLEASDTVGGGARSGELTMPGVIHDHCSAFHPLGVGSPLWKQIDLQRYGLQWKWPEVDCAHPLDDGTAGVLYQSIDETVAGMGPDGGRWRRAIGDLAAGFDELAEDLLGPVLGVPRHPIRLAGFGPRALLPATTMARWFRTEQVRALFGGSAAHIYTRLDRPLTASLGLMILASGHRYGWPVAQGGSGAITRALAAALAEHGGAVTTGVRVASRKDIPDADIVMLDLTPAAALALYGDAMPGRIRRSYRRYREGSSAFKVDFAIEGDIPWTNPACARAGTVHLGGTFAEVADTERQRAQGKMAERPFVLLGQQYLADPSRSAGGVNPIWAYAHVPFGYDGDATPAVVAQIERFAPGFSERVLATVSKGPAELQAYNANFIGGDIIGGANDGLQVIFRPRIAVDPYAVGVPGVYLCSQSTPPGAGIHGLCGHHAAESALKWLKTTRRD
- the gap gene encoding type I glyceraldehyde-3-phosphate dehydrogenase, with the translated sequence MTVRVGINGFGRIGRNFYRALLAQQEQGPGSSGADIEVVAVNDITDNHTLAHLLKFDSILGRLPFDVSLEGQDTIVVGPHKIKALEVREGPAALPWGDLGVDVVVESTGLFTNAAKAKGHLDAGAKKVIISAPATDEDITIVLGVNDDKYDGSQNIISNASCTTNCLAPVTKVLQDEFGIVKGLMTTIHAYTQDQNLQDGPHKDLRRARAAALNIVPTSTGAAKAIGLVMPELKGKLDGYALRVPIPTGSVTDLTVELAKSAGADEINAVFKAAAEGRLKGILKYYDAPIVSSDIVTDPHSSIFDSGLTKVIDNQAKVVSWYDNEWGYSNRLIDLVALVGKSL
- a CDS encoding phosphoglycerate kinase codes for the protein MTIPTLKDLLAQGVSGRGVLVRSDLNVPLDDEGAITDPGRITASVPTLRALVDAGAKVVVTAHLGRPKNGPDPKLSLAPVAAALGEHLGRHVQLAGFDRSRVVGGDALARAEGLTDGDVLLLENIRFDPRETSKDDGERLALARELAELVSPGGAFVSDGFGVVHRKQASVYDVATLLPHYAGTLVADEIRVLEQLTSSTARPYAVVLGGSKVSDKLGVIESLATKADSIVIGGGMCFTFLAAQGFPVGKSLLEEEMVDTCRRLLETYVDVLRLPADIVVAEKFAADSPPQTVAADAIPDDLIGLDIGPGSVKRFAALLSNAETIFWNGPMGVFEFPAFAAGTRGVAEAIAAATGKGAFSVVGGGDSAAAVRALGIPEGDFSHISTGGGASLEYLEGKTLPGIEVLGEPQPGGGDA